One part of the Prochlorococcus marinus str. MIT 9313 genome encodes these proteins:
- the urtC gene encoding urea ABC transporter permease subunit UrtC, whose product MLQAFQQRRWPLVIVWVLIIAAIVAAPAVVSVFGLNLLGRFLSLSIVALGIDLIWGFTGLLSLGQGIFFALGGYAAAMYLQLNSSSEQPNGIPEFFGLYGVDQLPGFWQPFHSPWFTLIAIWLIPALLAALLGNLVFRNRIKGVYFSILTQAALLVFFNFFNGQQKLINGTNGLKTDVTELFGQQVGSAFMQRGFFWLTAVMVILAWLAVRWVVRGRFGEVLIAIRDDEPRLRFAGYNPTLFKTIVFAMAGGLAGIGGALYTVQSGIVSPQYMTVPFSIDMVIWVAVGGRGTLIGAILGALVINLARSQISTVWPEGWLFILGGLFILVVTALPEGVVGWWQAGGPRNLLTRLGVARRIGTYPRLEMDGKEEVKS is encoded by the coding sequence ATGTTGCAAGCGTTTCAACAACGCCGTTGGCCCCTGGTGATTGTCTGGGTCTTGATCATTGCTGCGATTGTGGCGGCGCCTGCAGTGGTGTCGGTATTTGGGCTCAACCTGCTCGGTCGTTTTCTCTCTCTCTCAATCGTGGCCCTCGGCATCGATTTGATTTGGGGTTTTACAGGCTTATTGAGCCTGGGTCAGGGCATCTTCTTTGCGCTCGGTGGTTACGCAGCCGCAATGTACCTTCAGCTCAACAGCTCGAGCGAACAACCCAACGGGATTCCAGAGTTCTTTGGCCTTTATGGGGTGGATCAACTGCCTGGATTTTGGCAGCCGTTTCATTCGCCTTGGTTCACGCTGATTGCCATCTGGTTGATCCCTGCACTGCTTGCCGCGCTGTTAGGCAACTTGGTGTTCCGCAACCGGATCAAGGGAGTTTATTTTTCGATTCTTACCCAGGCCGCCTTGCTGGTTTTCTTTAATTTCTTCAACGGACAGCAGAAACTGATCAATGGCACCAACGGTCTTAAGACCGATGTCACAGAGCTTTTTGGCCAGCAGGTGGGCTCTGCATTCATGCAGCGAGGCTTCTTCTGGTTAACGGCCGTGATGGTGATCCTGGCCTGGTTGGCTGTGCGCTGGGTGGTGCGTGGCCGTTTTGGGGAAGTGTTGATCGCCATTCGCGATGATGAGCCGCGTTTGCGTTTTGCTGGTTACAACCCCACCTTGTTTAAAACCATCGTGTTTGCGATGGCTGGTGGCTTGGCCGGCATCGGTGGTGCTCTTTACACCGTGCAGTCCGGCATCGTCTCGCCTCAATACATGACTGTTCCCTTCTCAATCGACATGGTGATTTGGGTGGCAGTGGGTGGACGCGGAACTTTGATTGGTGCCATTCTTGGCGCTCTAGTCATTAATTTGGCGAGGAGCCAAATCAGCACGGTTTGGCCAGAAGGCTGGCTATTTATCCTGGGAGGCTTGTTTATTCTCGTCGTTACGGCACTACCAGAAGGTGTTGTGGGCTGGTGGCAGGCGGGTGGGCCACGAAACCTGCTTACTCGCTTGGGTGTCGCGCGCAGGATCGGCACCTATCCACGCTTGGAAATGGATGGCAAGGAGGAGGTGAAGTCATGA
- a CDS encoding ABC transporter permease subunit codes for MQLLLESLFNGVAIGSVLLVAALGLAIVFGLMGVINLAHGELIMLGAYTTYVVQLIFKLPALQPFYNAYVLVAIPLAFIVSGVVGILLERTVIRRLYGNPLETLLATWGVSLILQQFVRSFPLAYAAGLVLALVLGFSLPIILPDKLLQGPRARLVRAGSWLVSALAGVLLAGGLASQISRIARATSRNVDVTAPKWMRGGIELSGMTFPVPRLVIIVITILAVLGITWFLNRSVWGMRIRAVTQNRSMSDCLGISTDTVDVLTFGIGSGLAGIAGVAVSLLGSVGPNVGTSYIVGCFMVVVLGGVGNLFGTVLASFAIGVLTDLIGAGRLLSIWPSMPAPLASVVDFFATTSMAQVMVFALIVVFLQFRPAGLFPQRGRMVEA; via the coding sequence GTGCAACTGCTTCTTGAAAGTCTTTTCAATGGTGTGGCCATCGGCTCGGTGCTGCTGGTTGCTGCCCTCGGACTGGCGATAGTCTTCGGCCTGATGGGTGTCATTAACCTCGCCCATGGCGAGTTGATCATGCTCGGGGCCTACACCACTTATGTGGTACAGCTGATCTTCAAGCTGCCTGCTCTGCAGCCTTTCTACAACGCTTATGTGTTGGTGGCGATTCCTCTGGCCTTCATCGTTAGTGGTGTGGTTGGTATCTTGCTAGAACGCACCGTGATTCGTCGTCTCTACGGCAACCCGTTGGAGACATTGTTGGCGACATGGGGCGTTAGCCTGATTCTGCAGCAGTTTGTGCGCAGTTTTCCATTGGCTTATGCGGCTGGCTTGGTGCTGGCGTTAGTGCTTGGTTTCAGTCTGCCGATCATTCTTCCTGACAAGCTTTTGCAGGGGCCTCGGGCCCGCTTGGTGCGTGCTGGAAGCTGGCTTGTGTCGGCTCTGGCTGGGGTGTTACTGGCGGGTGGTTTGGCCTCTCAGATCAGTCGTATCGCTCGTGCGACCTCTCGCAATGTCGATGTCACGGCACCTAAGTGGATGCGTGGGGGGATTGAACTGTCGGGCATGACCTTCCCTGTACCACGCTTGGTGATCATTGTGATCACGATCCTCGCTGTACTCGGTATCACCTGGTTTTTGAATCGCAGTGTGTGGGGGATGCGCATCAGGGCAGTGACTCAGAATCGTTCCATGAGTGATTGCCTTGGAATCTCAACCGATACTGTGGATGTGCTTACCTTTGGTATCGGCTCCGGTTTGGCTGGCATCGCTGGGGTCGCGGTGTCTTTGTTGGGCTCCGTGGGACCCAACGTCGGCACTTCTTATATCGTTGGTTGCTTCATGGTGGTGGTGCTTGGAGGTGTGGGAAATCTGTTCGGTACCGTGTTGGCCTCCTTTGCTATTGGGGTGCTAACAGACCTGATCGGTGCTGGCCGTTTGCTCAGTATCTGGCCTTCGATGCCTGCGCCTTTGGCGAGTGTGGTTGATTTTTTTGCTACCACGAGCATGGCCCAGGTAATGGTGTTTGCGCTGATTGTGGTGTTCCTGCAGTTCCGACCTGCTGGTCTGTTTCCCCAGAGGGGACGCATGGTGGAGGCTTAA
- the urtA gene encoding urea ABC transporter substrate-binding protein — translation MNVSFSKRLVAGFAATAVGVSITACGGGSDKTANTDFDDTVTVGILHSLSGTMAISESTLVDTEKMAIEEINAAGGVEVDGKKYKIDYIVEDGASDWPTFAEKSKKLIDQDSVPVVFGGWTSASRKAMLPVYESKNAFLYYPIQYEGQECSNNIFYTGATPNQQSEPATKFMFEKSPAAGKPFFLVGSDYVFPRTSNTITKEQVKALGGKVVGEDYLPLGNTEVAPIIAKIKKALPDGGVIINTLNGDQNVAFFKQIQDAGLTPENGYYVMSYSIAEEEISTIGPEFLEGHYGAWNYMMSIDTPASKKFASDFKAKYGNDRQVADPQESAYNMVYLWKAAVEKANSFDDDKVREALIGIEFDAPQGPVKVMPNHHLSQTVRIGKITKDGQFEILEETDGPVAPQAWNQFEPSSKGYACDWTDANKGEKYKL, via the coding sequence ATGAACGTTTCATTCTCCAAGCGCCTTGTGGCTGGCTTCGCCGCAACCGCCGTTGGTGTCAGCATTACGGCTTGCGGTGGTGGTAGTGATAAAACCGCTAATACCGATTTCGACGACACGGTCACGGTTGGTATCCTCCATTCCTTAAGTGGCACCATGGCCATCTCGGAGTCCACCCTTGTGGACACAGAGAAAATGGCGATTGAAGAGATCAACGCTGCCGGTGGTGTTGAAGTTGATGGCAAGAAATACAAGATCGACTACATCGTTGAAGATGGCGCTTCTGATTGGCCAACCTTCGCTGAGAAGTCCAAGAAGTTGATCGATCAAGATAGTGTTCCTGTTGTCTTTGGTGGTTGGACTTCCGCAAGCCGTAAGGCGATGCTGCCGGTTTACGAATCGAAGAATGCATTCCTCTATTACCCGATTCAGTACGAAGGCCAGGAGTGTTCCAATAACATCTTCTACACAGGTGCGACTCCGAATCAGCAGTCGGAGCCTGCAACCAAGTTCATGTTCGAGAAGTCGCCCGCTGCTGGCAAGCCCTTCTTCCTTGTAGGTTCTGATTACGTTTTCCCTCGCACCTCCAATACCATCACTAAGGAGCAGGTCAAAGCTCTAGGTGGCAAAGTGGTTGGAGAGGATTATTTGCCCCTCGGCAACACTGAAGTGGCGCCGATCATTGCCAAGATCAAGAAGGCATTACCTGATGGTGGTGTGATCATCAACACCCTCAATGGTGACCAGAACGTTGCTTTCTTTAAGCAGATTCAGGATGCCGGACTTACTCCTGAAAATGGCTACTACGTGATGAGCTATTCCATCGCGGAAGAAGAGATCAGCACGATCGGGCCTGAGTTCCTTGAGGGACACTATGGGGCTTGGAATTACATGATGTCGATTGATACGCCTGCTTCGAAGAAGTTTGCATCTGACTTCAAGGCCAAATATGGCAATGACCGTCAGGTTGCTGACCCTCAGGAGTCGGCTTACAACATGGTGTATCTGTGGAAAGCTGCGGTCGAGAAGGCCAATAGCTTTGATGACGACAAGGTACGTGAAGCTTTGATCGGAATTGAGTTTGATGCGCCTCAGGGTCCTGTGAAAGTGATGCCAAACCATCACCTGTCCCAGACCGTACGTATCGGCAAGATCACCAAAGATGGTCAGTTCGAGATTCTCGAAGAGACCGATGGCCCTGTGGCTCCACAGGCTTGGAACCAGTTCGAGCCCAGTTCTAAGGGCTATGCTTGCGACTGGACTGATGCCAACAAAGGCGAAAAGTACAAGCTTTGA
- the ureG gene encoding urease accessory protein UreG: MSSKLRLGVAGPVGSGKTALVEAMCRRLRDQLQLAVVTNDIYTQEDAEFLTRVGALEPERIRGVETGGCPHTAIREDCSINRAAVEDLERNFPDLDVVLVESGGDNLAASFSPELVDLCIYVIDVAAGDKIPRKGGPGITRSDLLVINKIDLAVHVGADLEVMKRDTTRMRGERPWCFTNLRSGDGLESVLHFLLQQLPNRP, translated from the coding sequence ATGAGTAGCAAACTGCGTTTAGGTGTGGCTGGCCCGGTGGGTTCCGGTAAGACAGCACTAGTGGAGGCAATGTGTCGCCGTCTACGAGATCAGTTGCAATTGGCAGTTGTCACCAACGACATCTATACCCAGGAAGATGCAGAGTTCTTGACGCGTGTTGGAGCTCTTGAGCCAGAGCGTATTCGCGGAGTAGAAACAGGCGGTTGTCCTCATACTGCTATTCGTGAGGATTGTTCGATTAATCGCGCGGCCGTAGAAGATCTGGAGCGAAATTTTCCAGATCTTGATGTTGTGCTTGTTGAGAGTGGTGGCGATAATCTTGCCGCCAGCTTCAGTCCAGAATTGGTGGACCTTTGCATCTATGTGATTGATGTGGCGGCTGGCGACAAGATCCCTCGCAAGGGTGGCCCTGGGATTACACGCTCGGATTTATTGGTGATCAACAAGATTGATCTCGCTGTCCATGTCGGGGCCGATTTGGAAGTGATGAAGCGCGATACGACGCGGATGCGGGGAGAGCGCCCTTGGTGTTTCACCAACTTGCGGAGCGGCGATGGCTTGGAGAGCGTGCTGCACTTTTTGTTGCAACAGCTACCAAATCGCCCTTAG
- a CDS encoding urease accessory protein UreF, which translates to MSSLALLQLVSPALPVGAFSYSEGLELLVQRDQLQDRATLASWLEAELSRGQVMIEAAALRPLRHSLSQWQVSAEQGKVDHGTDVRDWAQWLIALRDAAEVRAQQQQMGRSLLQLLADLGYPLPDGGVDFGWPVAWAWAGLSWEITPLEVVQGYLFGWVANQLSAAVRLVPLGPTEAQRLQRQLQPLIEMQARSLLDVDPKQLWCGGVGSAIAQLSHAELYSRLFRS; encoded by the coding sequence ATGAGCAGTCTCGCTTTGCTTCAGCTTGTTAGCCCGGCTTTGCCGGTGGGTGCGTTCAGTTATTCGGAGGGTTTGGAACTGCTGGTGCAGCGAGATCAGCTTCAGGATCGAGCAACTTTGGCAAGTTGGTTGGAGGCGGAGCTCAGTCGCGGGCAGGTCATGATCGAAGCTGCTGCTTTGCGCCCGCTGCGTCATTCCCTCAGCCAATGGCAGGTGAGTGCTGAGCAGGGCAAAGTTGACCATGGCACTGACGTGCGCGATTGGGCTCAATGGTTGATTGCACTGCGAGATGCGGCTGAAGTAAGAGCGCAGCAACAGCAGATGGGTCGCTCTCTTTTGCAGTTATTAGCTGACCTGGGTTATCCTCTCCCTGATGGAGGAGTGGATTTTGGTTGGCCAGTGGCGTGGGCTTGGGCTGGTTTGTCTTGGGAGATAACGCCTTTGGAGGTTGTGCAGGGTTACTTGTTTGGCTGGGTGGCTAATCAGCTCAGTGCGGCCGTGCGTCTTGTTCCGCTTGGGCCAACTGAGGCACAACGGTTGCAGCGTCAGCTTCAGCCGCTGATTGAAATGCAGGCCCGTAGCTTGCTTGATGTGGATCCAAAGCAGCTTTGGTGCGGAGGAGTGGGTTCTGCTATTGCACAGCTCTCCCATGCTGAGCTGTATTCCCGATTATTCCGGAGCTGA
- a CDS encoding urease accessory protein UreD, whose amino-acid sequence MTGDRPWHGQCSLQLISKTATDDLQSQLTVHQSQCTAPFKIQRANLDHDGRCQLPLLHTAGGLVGGDQLSVNVKAGADSRGLVTSVAAQKVYGSVGRSKQHPKGRWASQECHFELETNADLEWLPQELVVFQGGLYKQRMQVELQPKASFLCAEVVRLGRTAAGETLNEGAWRSSLEICRQTPIGRQWELVDQLELNSEVLQSLHGMGTQPVFGSFVWAAPHPLTADVMEILLRNCRTDRANLEGSMACGGLDQGLVARYIGPSSQAARQWFSRLWARTRQLRRLSTPQPPREWPLQEEGTFSNERFTKDHQSPSASPH is encoded by the coding sequence ATGACTGGCGATAGACCCTGGCACGGCCAATGTTCCTTGCAACTGATCAGCAAAACTGCGACAGACGATCTTCAATCCCAGCTCACCGTGCATCAGAGCCAATGCACGGCTCCATTCAAGATTCAGCGTGCCAATCTTGATCACGACGGCCGCTGTCAACTGCCCTTACTTCACACCGCAGGGGGTTTGGTCGGAGGAGATCAGCTCAGTGTGAATGTCAAAGCTGGAGCAGACAGCCGCGGCCTGGTCACGAGTGTGGCTGCCCAGAAGGTCTATGGCTCCGTAGGCCGCTCCAAACAACACCCCAAAGGCCGCTGGGCAAGTCAAGAGTGTCACTTCGAACTAGAAACCAATGCTGATCTGGAATGGTTACCCCAAGAGCTCGTGGTTTTTCAAGGAGGCCTCTACAAGCAACGGATGCAAGTCGAACTGCAACCAAAAGCCAGTTTTCTCTGCGCCGAAGTGGTGCGCCTAGGTCGCACAGCTGCTGGAGAAACACTGAACGAAGGCGCCTGGAGGTCAAGCCTGGAGATCTGCCGACAAACCCCGATTGGTCGTCAATGGGAACTAGTCGATCAACTCGAGCTCAACAGCGAAGTGCTGCAGAGTTTGCACGGCATGGGGACACAGCCCGTGTTCGGATCTTTTGTTTGGGCCGCACCGCATCCTCTGACTGCCGACGTGATGGAGATACTTCTGCGGAACTGTCGAACAGATCGCGCAAACCTAGAAGGGTCCATGGCTTGTGGTGGTCTCGATCAAGGCTTAGTGGCCCGATATATAGGGCCATCAAGCCAAGCCGCGCGCCAATGGTTTTCCCGCCTCTGGGCCCGCACACGCCAGCTACGGCGGCTAAGCACTCCTCAACCTCCACGAGAATGGCCCCTGCAAGAAGAGGGAACGTTCTCAAACGAAAGGTTCACAAAGGACCATCAATCGCCTTCTGCCTCGCCACACTGA
- a CDS encoding urease subunit gamma, protein MHLSPQEKDKLLIVTAALLAERRLNRGLRLNHPEAVAWLSFLVIEGARDGQSVAELMAEGSTWLRRDQVMDGVPELIPEVQIEAVFKDGTKLVTLHDPIR, encoded by the coding sequence ATGCACCTCAGCCCCCAGGAAAAAGACAAACTCCTGATCGTCACCGCTGCCCTGCTTGCAGAACGACGCCTCAACCGCGGCCTGCGGCTCAACCACCCCGAAGCCGTGGCCTGGCTCAGCTTCCTTGTCATCGAAGGCGCTCGTGACGGCCAATCCGTCGCGGAGCTGATGGCCGAAGGCAGCACCTGGCTGCGTCGCGATCAGGTGATGGATGGTGTTCCCGAACTGATCCCGGAGGTGCAAATCGAAGCCGTCTTTAAGGACGGCACCAAATTGGTCACCCTCCACGACCCCATCCGCTAA
- a CDS encoding urease subunit beta, whose translation MPPLIPGELIPEPGTLELNSNRPTLTLRVANSGDRPIQVGSHFHFFETNTALHFDRDAARGHRLDIPAGTAIRFEPGDERDVRLVALAGHRKVFGFNGLVNGPLD comes from the coding sequence ATGCCTCCGCTAATCCCCGGTGAACTGATTCCTGAACCGGGCACGCTTGAACTCAACAGCAACCGGCCAACCCTCACCCTGCGCGTGGCCAATAGTGGCGATCGACCGATCCAAGTTGGCTCCCACTTTCACTTTTTCGAGACCAATACAGCTCTGCACTTCGATCGTGATGCTGCACGGGGGCACCGATTGGACATCCCTGCTGGAACAGCGATCCGCTTCGAACCCGGCGACGAACGTGACGTGCGCCTGGTTGCCCTTGCTGGTCACCGCAAGGTTTTTGGTTTCAACGGTCTGGTCAACGGACCCCTCGACTGA
- the ureC gene encoding urease subunit alpha, with product MAYRIDRQAYAETYGPTTGDRIRLADTELILEVERDFTTYGEEVKFGGGKVIRDGMGQSQQSRANGAVDTVITNALILDWWGIVKADIGLRDGRIVAIGKAGNPDITDGIDIVIGPGTEAIAGEGHIVTAGAIDSHIHFICPQQIETALASGVTTMLGGGTGPATGTNATTCTPGAFHISRMLQAAEGLPMNLGFFGKGNASTAEALEEQVLAGACGLKLHEDWGTTPAAIDCCLSVADRFDVQVCIHTDTLNEAGFVEDTIRAIGGRTIHTFHTEGAGGGHAPDIIRICGESNVLPSSTNPTRPYTRNTLEEHLDMLMVCHHLDPAIPEDVAFAESRIRRETIAAEDILHDLGAFSIIASDSQAMGRVGEVITRTFQTAHKMKVQRGPLPEDAANPRGSRNDNNRIKRYIAKVTINPAIAHGIDNHVGSVEVGKLADLVLWKPGFFGVRPELVIKGGSIIWAQMGDANASIPTPGPVHGRPMFAAFGKALAPSCLTFLSQAAIETDLPNKLGLQRACIPVLNTRTIGKAEMHNNNSLPKVEVDPQTYEVFADGDLLTCDPAEELPMAQRYLLL from the coding sequence ATGGCCTACCGGATCGATCGCCAGGCCTACGCCGAAACCTACGGCCCCACCACAGGTGACCGCATACGCCTAGCAGACACCGAGTTGATCCTGGAGGTGGAACGCGATTTCACCACCTACGGCGAAGAAGTCAAATTCGGTGGAGGGAAAGTGATCCGCGACGGCATGGGGCAATCCCAGCAATCCCGCGCCAATGGTGCTGTTGACACCGTGATCACCAATGCCCTGATCCTCGACTGGTGGGGGATCGTCAAAGCAGATATCGGCCTAAGAGACGGACGGATCGTTGCCATCGGCAAGGCTGGCAATCCCGACATCACTGACGGGATTGACATTGTGATCGGCCCAGGCACTGAAGCCATTGCTGGAGAGGGTCACATCGTGACCGCCGGCGCCATCGATAGCCACATCCATTTCATTTGCCCACAGCAAATCGAGACTGCCCTGGCTAGCGGCGTTACCACCATGCTCGGTGGTGGTACAGGTCCGGCAACAGGCACCAATGCCACTACCTGTACACCTGGCGCCTTTCACATCAGCCGCATGCTGCAAGCAGCCGAAGGCTTGCCGATGAATCTTGGCTTCTTTGGTAAAGGCAATGCCAGTACAGCTGAAGCTCTCGAGGAGCAAGTACTAGCCGGTGCCTGCGGCCTCAAACTCCACGAAGACTGGGGTACCACTCCAGCAGCTATTGACTGCTGTCTTTCGGTAGCCGATCGCTTTGATGTCCAGGTCTGCATCCACACAGACACGCTCAATGAAGCAGGTTTTGTAGAAGACACAATCCGAGCCATCGGCGGACGCACCATCCACACCTTCCATACCGAAGGGGCCGGTGGAGGCCATGCACCAGACATCATCCGTATCTGTGGTGAAAGCAACGTGCTGCCCAGCTCCACAAATCCAACCCGGCCTTACACCCGCAACACCCTGGAAGAGCACCTCGACATGCTCATGGTTTGCCACCACCTAGATCCAGCGATTCCTGAAGATGTGGCCTTTGCCGAATCGCGCATCCGTCGCGAAACGATCGCTGCGGAAGATATTCTCCACGACCTCGGTGCCTTCAGCATCATTGCCAGTGATTCCCAAGCGATGGGACGAGTCGGAGAGGTGATTACCAGAACATTCCAGACCGCTCACAAGATGAAAGTTCAGAGAGGCCCTCTGCCAGAAGATGCTGCCAATCCACGTGGCAGTCGTAACGACAACAACCGCATAAAGCGCTACATCGCCAAAGTAACGATCAACCCCGCCATTGCCCACGGCATTGACAACCATGTTGGCTCAGTAGAGGTAGGCAAACTGGCAGACCTGGTGCTCTGGAAGCCAGGCTTCTTCGGCGTGCGGCCAGAACTTGTCATCAAGGGCGGGTCAATCATCTGGGCGCAAATGGGCGATGCTAATGCCTCGATTCCAACACCTGGACCAGTCCATGGCAGACCAATGTTTGCAGCATTCGGCAAAGCCCTTGCCCCCAGCTGCCTCACCTTCCTGAGCCAAGCGGCCATCGAAACAGATCTTCCCAACAAGCTGGGGCTGCAACGTGCCTGCATTCCCGTTCTGAACACCCGCACGATCGGCAAAGCAGAAATGCACAACAACAATTCACTACCAAAAGTAGAGGTAGATCCACAAACTTACGAGGTGTTCGCCGACGGCGATTTACTCACATGCGACCCCGCAGAAGAACTGCCAATGGCCCAGCGATATCTCCTACTTTAA
- the cobA gene encoding uroporphyrinogen-III C-methyltransferase, with translation MSSLDFGTVYLVGAGPGDPDLLTLKAYRLLRQCGALVHDALVPKEVLELVPESCERHFVGKRRERHWVPQSKTNELLVELAQSHSCVVRLKGGDPFLFGRGGEEAAYLQSHGVSVEVVPGITAGMAAPAYVGIPLTHRCGGSSVTFVTGHEKIDKQRPSVNWKDLASASDSLVIYMGLHNLAYIVEELIAGGLDPATSAAIIQQGTVVGQRYLKAPLEQLVQRVQSEGFAAPSIVIVGAVVDEQVAECAPQPAEVVMPIKS, from the coding sequence ATGAGCTCTTTGGACTTTGGCACTGTGTATTTGGTGGGTGCAGGCCCTGGTGATCCTGATTTGCTCACACTGAAGGCTTATCGTCTGCTTCGCCAGTGCGGAGCCTTGGTTCACGATGCTCTGGTGCCTAAGGAAGTACTCGAGTTAGTGCCCGAGTCTTGTGAACGGCATTTTGTTGGTAAACGTCGAGAACGTCATTGGGTTCCACAGTCCAAGACAAATGAGTTGCTTGTTGAATTGGCTCAGAGTCATTCCTGTGTAGTACGCCTAAAAGGTGGTGATCCTTTTTTGTTTGGGCGGGGTGGTGAGGAGGCCGCCTATTTGCAGAGTCATGGGGTATCGGTGGAGGTGGTCCCTGGGATTACAGCGGGGATGGCTGCGCCGGCCTATGTGGGTATTCCTCTGACCCATCGTTGTGGTGGTAGTTCTGTCACCTTTGTGACAGGTCACGAGAAGATCGACAAACAGCGCCCTTCTGTGAATTGGAAGGATCTTGCTAGCGCAAGTGACAGCCTGGTGATTTATATGGGTTTGCATAACCTTGCTTATATCGTCGAAGAGTTGATTGCCGGTGGACTCGATCCAGCTACGTCCGCAGCAATCATTCAACAGGGCACTGTCGTAGGTCAGCGCTACCTCAAAGCTCCCTTGGAACAGTTGGTTCAAAGGGTGCAGAGCGAAGGGTTTGCAGCGCCGTCGATTGTGATTGTGGGTGCAGTAGTTGATGAACAGGTTGCAGAGTGTGCTCCTCAGCCGGCTGAGGTTGTGATGCCGATCAAGTCTTGA
- a CDS encoding CbiX/SirB N-terminal domain-containing protein produces MSGLHPVCLGDHSSSTEFATVFDSDGMSWLQSTIKTGMTSPVSDVLDPWPLLRKHEEVGCKRALRLIVHGRAGGYVPSCVRSFALQVAQLRGTPVLVEALTATDRHEQSADPIWLVPLLLLPGSHVREDVPLIRQRLQQQGVNTRLVPFLGAWPSWWRLLQEWVQHHDCRDGSLVLVHHPLRQGVAHRYLSLLQQRLALPMLSWDDWHADVASAKEASTPLFLALAPIQITQTLRDCGVMTSLLEIELFRLGLIDLLAALP; encoded by the coding sequence TTGAGCGGGTTGCACCCTGTCTGCCTTGGCGACCACTCGTCCTCAACCGAGTTTGCGACTGTGTTCGATAGCGACGGGATGTCATGGTTGCAGTCGACTATTAAGACTGGAATGACTTCACCAGTTTCGGATGTCTTAGATCCGTGGCCGTTGTTACGAAAGCATGAGGAGGTTGGTTGTAAGCGCGCTTTGCGTTTGATCGTGCATGGCCGTGCTGGTGGATATGTTCCTTCTTGTGTGCGTTCTTTTGCTCTGCAGGTCGCGCAACTTCGTGGCACACCTGTGCTGGTAGAGGCCTTAACGGCTACTGATCGCCATGAGCAGAGTGCAGATCCTATTTGGCTGGTTCCTTTGTTGCTGCTGCCTGGTTCTCATGTTCGAGAGGATGTGCCGTTGATTCGTCAGCGACTTCAGCAACAGGGTGTGAACACCAGGTTGGTGCCTTTCTTGGGTGCCTGGCCCTCTTGGTGGCGATTGTTACAGGAGTGGGTGCAGCATCATGATTGTCGTGATGGCTCTCTTGTTTTGGTTCACCATCCCCTTCGCCAGGGTGTTGCTCATCGCTATTTAAGTTTGCTGCAGCAGCGGCTGGCGTTGCCCATGTTGTCCTGGGACGATTGGCATGCTGATGTCGCTTCAGCGAAGGAGGCATCCACGCCTCTTTTTCTCGCCTTGGCGCCAATCCAGATTACGCAGACGCTGCGCGATTGTGGGGTGATGACTTCCCTACTTGAGATTGAGTTATTTCGATTGGGTTTGATTGATTTGCTGGCTGCATTGCCATGA